DNA from Cyanobacteria bacterium FACHB-DQ100:
ATCGCCAGAAGACAACGGGGATGTTCTCGCAATTGCGCTAACAGCTTACGCCGGGGAACTTAACCAACAACAGGCATTCGCAGCAGGATTCCAGGGGCACGTTGCTAAACCAGTGGAGCCGGAGAAGTTAGTGGATGTAATCATCTCCTTAATAAAAGAGAAGTAGAGAGTTGAAGTTCCACCTGGGCAGGAAATTAAGGGCAGTAGCTCGTTTACTCAGTAGACATTCATGACATTGTTATACCGAATTGATTTTTGAGTGCTACAGATCTTGGAAGCCCCCTAAATCCCCCACTCGTGGGGGACTTCAAGCCAAATCTGTTTCGGATTCTCAAAGTCCCCCAGTATGGGGGATTTAGGGGGCGAAGGATCTGTCGCATTAACAAATTGATTCGGTATTATCGGGTTATTCATGAACCGCTATGAATTCGGGCTTCCCGTTTAGAAACTTCCACAGGTCTGAACATTACCAGACTACGCTATCTCGTCGTTTAACTCAGCTCAGTTTAGCGGTACATTCCAAAATCAAGCGCTGATTCTCGATCGCATACGGTTGAATCTCTAGCGCCTGCCGAAACGCAGAGATCGCCTCTCGATATTCCCCTCGTGCTGCATAGGATAGTCCTAATCCGTGCCACGCGCCGAAGTGAATTGGATTTAGCTCGATCGCTTTTTGACAATCGGCGATCGCTTTGCGGTACTGTTGCTGCACAAAATACAATACCGCCCGTCGGTTCCAGGCCTCTGCAAAATCCGGTAATTGTTCAATCAACTCAGATAACACGGCTTCCGCCTGCATTGCTTCACCAGATTCGAGTAGCACCTGTGCTCGTTGTAGCGTTTGCAGTCCTGCGACTCCTTTTTGAGCAAACCAAATCTGCCACAACGCCTGAGTTGCATCCGATCGCACTTCTTCGTCTGGATCTTTTAGCGCTTCAAGTAGAATCTGAATTTCTTTCATAGCGGGTGGAACAGGTGACGAAACACAGGATAGCATTTTTGACTATTGCGATCGTGGGTCAAACCCGTCGCGCAATCCATCACCTAATAAGTTAAACGCTAGAACAATCATCGTAATCGCTAACCCCGGAAAAATCGTTGTCCAGGGGGAAGTCAGCGCGTAGCCGTTGCGAAACGCATCAGATAACAGGGTGCCGAGTTCTGGAGTTGGAGGTTGTGCCCCCAGCCCCAAAAAGCCTAGACCGGCTGCTTCGAGCGTCGCCGTTCCCAATGATAAAGAGGCTTGAACAATGATCGGAGTTAAGCTTCCGGGCAAAATGTGCCGCACAATGATTTGGGGTGCTGTCGCTCCGATCGCGGTTGCCGCCTGCACGAAATCTTGTTCTCGGAGCGAGAGCACCAGACTGCGAGTGAGGCGAATATAAATCGGAATTTGTGCGATCGCGACCGCAATCACTACTTTTTGCAGACTCGTCAGGGTGTGATTGAAAATGACTAGATCGTTAATTCTGAAGGTGAATCTCTCGACCGTAGTGACAATGGCGATCGCTAGCAAAATCGACGGAAACGCCAGCAAAATATCTGTAAGCCAAACAATCAGCGCCTCGATCCAACCGCGAAAATAGCCCGCGAGTAAACCGAAAAAGACCCCGATTGCGGCTCCAACTCCCACCGAAACCAAGCTAATGAACAGCGATGTCTGAATTCCATGCCAAATCAATGTCAATAAATCGCGTCCCAGTCCATCAGTTCCCAGTAAATGAACGGGGCTTGGCGGCTGTAATCGGGCAATAAAATCGCGATCGCCTCCGGGAATGTAAGGTCTAAGAATCGGTGCAAGCAGCGCAAGTGCAAACAATACCAGAGTAAGAATCAGCCCAGTTCTGCCAGAAGCCGATCGCCAGAATCGCAGAAGAGAGCGGTTTCTACTCATATCGAACTCTTGGATCAATAAGCGCATAAGACAGATCCACGACTAAATTAATCAATACGAAGACGATCGCCACAAACACCACTCCACCTTGCACCACCGGATAATCTCGCGCCAAAATGCCTTCGTAAATCCAAGAGCCGATCCCCGACCACGAAAAGATTGTCTCTGTCAGAATCGCACCCCCTAGCAAGGTTCCGAACTGAAGCCCGATCGTGGTATTAATCGGTAACAGTGCATTCTTCAACGCATGACGCAGAATCACTAGATAATTCGATAATCCTTTCGCTCTTGCTGTCCGGATATAATCCTGTGACAACACATCTAACATCGCGCTTCGGGTAATACGGGCGACGATCGCCAATGGAATTGTCCCTAACGTTACTGCTGGAAGAATCAGATGCGCGATCACATCGATCAATGCTGGAGCATTCAACCTTAACACTGTATCCAGCAGGTAAAATCCGGTAATTGGTTGAAAGTTGAATCCAGTCTCAACGCTAATCCGACCACTCGGAGGCAACCATCGCAACGTGATTGAAAATAGGTAAATTAGCAACAATCCCAGCCAATACACCGGAAGCGACACACCGAGCAATGACCCCGCGATCGTCACTTGGTCTTGCCAGCGATTTTTCTGTACGGCAGCAATGATTCCGGCTGGAATTCCGAGAATAATTGCAATCAAAATTGCCGCGGTCGACAATTCAAAGGTTGCTGCCCAGCGTGATCGAATTTCATCGATCACGGGAATACCGCTCAAAATACTATTGCCTAATTTCAACTGCAATAGATTGCCCACAAACGCGAAATACTGAAGCCACAAGGGGCGATCGAGTCCTAGTTGAGTCCGCAAGGCGGCGATTTGCTCTGGCGTTGCCCGTTCTCCCGCAAGCACGATCGCCGGATCGCCCGGAATCAATCGCAGCAATAAAAATACCGCTAATGTAATTCCAAATAGAACAGGAACCAAGCCAAGAAGTCGTCTTAGAATATATTGCGACATAGATTTATGAATTTGCCTGTATCAAATTTATAGATAAATCTGACTGATAAATCATTCAATGCCGCATAAAAAACGGCATCTAAAGATTTAGAGCATCTTTAGATACCGTTCAGCCCAATCGCTCTAAAGTCCTAACTAAAGTCCTAACAAATCATCCAGCTCCTCGATCGCTTCACACGGAACTGACTGACTATCGCGATCAACCGCTATCATCGGTTGTGATCTTTGAATCACAGAGGTTCCTTGTGATCGTCCATACAGATAATCATCTGCATACTTGCGAAATACAGCTTCGATCGCTGCTCTTGCATTCTTCAATCCCCATTCTGTGGCAATCAATTCTGCCTTTTCGATCACATCTTTGCTGAGTCTTATTTTGTTGTCATACATAGCTGCCACCCTTCAGCGACCGGGTACAATCCTCGAACATTGGCAAACTGCGGATCAGGCATCACTGCAAATAACTTTCGCCCTGCGAGTCGTTCTGCAATTAGGTGTGAGCTTCCGCCTGTGACCAAAAACCGGGTGACGCGCGGCATATAAGGCGTGTACTGTGCTTTGATTGTTTGAAAAATTCCCTTAAACCAAGGATCAAGATACTCTTCCAGCCAGAGCGACCAGGATAATCCTGTATCCGCATAGGTATGCCCCGATTTGAATCCATCCATCACAATTGCTGGATCAACTGTGGTTCCCAACGCATCAATTAGCCGTCGATCGAAGCTAATCGCTGTTGCAAGCTCATACGATCCTCCTCGATCCATCACGTTTTCATCGATCACATCTCCTTCCGCATCAATCAGTCGTGTTAGCCACGTTCCACCACCGATATCAACGACGATCGTATAACCACTATCAGGAATGAGTCCTAACTGTTGAGCATAGCGATAAGCTCCAATTCCTTCGCGTTCTACTTCAACGTGCTCGACTGTAATTCTAAACGGAATACCATTCCGTTTAAATTCGTGCATTCCCAGCAGTTGAGATTTGATCGTGTCTGCATTGCGGCTCGGATCAGGCGTAGAGGCATAAACGTGCAGCGGAAACTGGCTCATCTCCTCATCCCGCTCAGACTCCAAACAGGCATATAGATGCAATCTTGCTAGATCAACTTTATTCTCTACAACCGTCTGCTGTTGACGGCGATATTTGTACGCTTGTGTGCCAAAATGATAGCGAGTTCCATCCGGCAACTCAATCAGCGGCGACTGGTCAGAATAACGCACCGGATCACGTCCTTGCGGTAATTGAAACCTCATCGATCGAATCGCTCTTGGATGTCCTGCTCCGTTCCAAAACTTGAGATCGTAGTTGCCAGCATCAAGTGCGATCGTACGATGGGACACAGTTCCAGTGGTTTCTTTCCGGGGTCTGCTGCGAGTGCCTAATCCGTTCATGGCGTTTTCCTCAACAAGATAAGGGCAATACAAGTGTATTTAGTACATCGGTACTATATTCGGTTTTACTGGTAGTGTCAACCTGGGGACAAAGAATTTTGCGAAACTTGATTTTTAAGGATTGCGCTTGATCGATCGGAAGCAATCTGTGATATCTTTATAAAGATTCGGGCGATTGGCACAGGGGTAGCGCACATCCTTCACACGGATGGGGTCACTGGTTCAAATCCAGTATCGCCCATAGATTCCAGGTCTCCATAAAAAGTTGTGAATGCCCAGATTGATGCAGCCAACTTTGTTGTGTGAGAAGCCGACTTAATTAACTGGAACGCTTATAATACGGTTCTCACACACATTTGTTTGGGTTTGAAAAGTGTTTGGGTTTGAAAAGCGCAATGGCGTACAAACACAATCTGTATCTCAGGATGATTTAAACATGGACACGCTCGATCGCATCAGCCGTATTGTGCGTTCCGAAACAAGCAGTCGTAGATCTCAATCGAGTCATAGCTCGAATCCGTCCATGAGAGAACTACAAGAACAGGCTATTTCTCTCCGGCAGCAAATTGCGAACCTAGAAGCTACAAATAAAAGCTTAATCAGTAGCGCGTTGCGGCAAGAGTCATACGATCGTTATGTCATATGAGAGAAGCTGCTCGATATACCACATGGTATTGGTGGTAAAGGTAATTTAATGATTCGTACCCTATGCCTACGATCGATCGAACAGAGCTAGCAGATCTGGTGCGAGAAACACGACAACGCCTAGAACTCTCGCAAACCAATTTTGCTGCGAGGTTAGGCGTTTCATTCCAAAGCGTCAACCGCTGGGAAAATGGACGAACCAAGCCCTTGCCGGTCGTGTTGAAGCAGATTGAACACTTGCTCGTTGAGATGGGCGATAGTGGCAAAGATTTGCTTGTCAAATACTTCTCCGAGTGAGGACACAGAGCCGATGACAGATACCCTCCACCGCTCTGGTCTTGCAGACAGAGACTCCACCCCAAGTTCTCGGGAAATCACTGAGGCAGACGTCCTCATGACAGGGGTGCTGGCGAGTCGCCCCACCCGAGTGCCTGATTTTGAAGCGGAAAACCAAGCGCTTCGCACCCTTGCTCAACACCTGATGGACGATCCACAGTCCATGTTGAAAACGCTTGTTCGCTTGGCACTCGATCTTTGTCGAGCCGATACGGTGGGGGTTAGCTTGCTCGAAACTGCGCCAGATGGGACATCGGTTTTCCGGTGGGTGGCGATCGCGGGTGCGCTAGAAGCGTTAGAGCAGAGCACGACTCCCGGCAACTTTAGTCCTTGTGGCACAACCCTTGCTTGTAACCAGCCCCAGCTATACAGCTATCCTGAGCGGTTTTTTACCTATTTGTATCACCCACAGTTCTCGGTCGTGGAAGGATTGCTCATTCCTCTATGCATCAACGATCAAGCCCTGGGCACGCTTTGGATTGTGTCGCATCGCGAGGGGCGGCGTTTTGATCCCGAGGATCAGCGGCTGATGATGAGCCTGGGCGGCTTTGCGGCTTCTGCCCTGCACAGTCTACAAAAGATGAGCCAGACGGCAGCAACCGTGTTGCGCCACGAGCAGTTCAATCAGCAGATCCTTGACAGTAGCGATGACTGCATCAAGGTGTTGGACTTAGAGGGGCGGCTTTTGTTCATGAGCCAGCCAGGGCAAGCATTGCTGGGCATCGAGGATATCACGTCCTTTCTCAACACGTCTTGGGCTGAGTTTTGGCAGGGAGCCGATCAGCAAGCGGCAATCGAGGCGATCGCCAAAGCCAGAGCAGGCGAAGTTGGCACCTTTCAAGGCTATCGTCCGACGCTGAGCGGTGAACCTAGATGGTGGGATAGCAAGGTCAGTCCCATTCGAGGAGCAGCGGGGCAAGTTGAACGGCTGTTGTGTGTTTCACGGGACATTACCGCACGCAGGCAGAGCGAAGACAAACGCAAACAGGCGGAGGAGCGCTTACGGCAGTCAGAAGAGCGGTATCGAACTATTGTCAACCAGGCAGTGACGGGCGTGGCGTACAGCGAGATTGGCGGCAACCTGACGATCGTGAATCAGAAATATTGTGATATCACAGGTTATTCTGCCGCCGAACTGAGTCGATTGCGAATGGCTGACATTACCCATCCAGATGATTTGCCAGGTAATGTCGAACTCTACAATCGCCTGGTGACTGAAGGAGCACCGTTTGAGATCGAGAAGCGCTACATTCGCAAGGATGGCTCGATCGTCTGGGTCAATAACTATGTCTCTCCGATCTACGATCGCACTGGGAAGCCGCAATCGGTTGTGGCAGTGGTGCTTGATGTCACTGATCGCAAGCGGGCTGAGGCGGCACTAAAGGCGAGCGAGGCGAAGTACCGGACGCTGTTTAGTTCGATGGACGAAGGGTATTTTCTCGCTGATGTCATTTTTGACGAGAACAACCAGCCGATCGACATCTTCTATATAGATGCAAATCCAGCGGCAACTCGAATGGTGGGGCAAGATTTCACCGGACGACGGCTGAGCGAGATTGACCCAGCTTATGAACCCTACTGGTATGAAATCTTCGGTCGCGTGGCTCGCACAGGCAAGGGCAATCGCTTAGAGCAATACGCTGAGCCAAATCAAAAATGGTATGACTTCTACGTCTTCAAAGTGGGTGATAAGAACAGCCGCCGTGTTGCCGTCGTCTTTCAAGACATCACCGATCGCAAACAAGCAGAAGAGAGGTTACACCTTGCCGCCAAATTGGATGCTTTTCGCCTCTCTCTCGCCGATGCGCTCCGCCCCCTTGCCGACCCGGTAGAGATTCAAGCAACTGCTACCCGTGTACTGGGTGAATATCTTAATGCAAACCGTGTCGCATACTTTGAGGTTCGCGGTGCTGATTACGTCGTTGAACGCGATTACGTCAATGGTGCCGTAGCACTTATTGGTGGCTACCCGATTGATTCGTTCGGCTCTCAACTGCTCGCGGATTTCCGTGCGGGTCGTACCGTATGTGTGTCGGATGTGTCAACAGATCCCTACCTGTCTCCGGCTCTGAGATCGGCTTACACCGCCATCCAAATTGGTGCCCACATCAGCATCCCGCTAGTTAAGGACGGCGAGTTCGTCGCAGGGCTGGCAGTCCACACGTCTGAACCGCGCGCTTGGACAGAGGATGAAGTGGCTCTAGCCGAAGAAGTTGCCGAGCGGACTTGGGCGGCAGTCGATCGCGCCCGCGCTGAAGCAATTGTCGCAGCAGACCTCCAAGATACGCAGCGACTCCGCGAACTGGGGGTGAGACTGGTGATCGAAGGCGATATTGAAACCCTGTACCAGGAGATTTTGTCTACGGCGATCGCGCTCATGCAGGCAGATGCTGGCACAGTGCAAATCTTCGACGAAGCGACGCAAGATCTGGTACTGCTTGCCACGCAGGGCTTTGAACAAACAATCCGCGAGTCCTTCTACCGGGTGAATGCAAGTTTTAATACGTCCTGCGGTATTGCTCTTAAGAACGGTGCTCGCACTTTTGTCAACTTTGATGTGCCCGAGAGTGAAGACCCCAGCGGTTCAATGCGACTGCATGTGGAGGCTGGGTACCTCTGTGGACAATCTACTCCGCTGATCACCCGTGCAGGCAAACTAATCGGCATGGTTTCAACCCATTGGCATGACCATCACCACCCCAGCGATCCTTCGGAGCTTGGCAAAGCCAATCGCGAGTTGCGGTTTCTGGATCTGCTCGCTCGCCAAGCCGCTGACCTGATTGAACAACGCCAGACTGCTGCCGAACGGGAACAACTCTTAGCCCGCGAGCAAGCCGCCCGCACCGAAGCCGATCGCGCCAATCGAATTAAGGATGAGTTTTTGGCAGTGTTATCGCATGAATTGCGATCGCCCCTCAATCCGATATTAGGTTGGGCAAAACTCCTGCAGAGCGGCAAGCTAGACGCAGCCAAAGCCCAGCAGGCACTGCAGACGATCGAACGCAATGCCAAATTGCAATCGGAATTGATTGAAGATCTGCTGGATGTTTCTCGGATTCTCCAAGGAAAGCTCAACCTGAACGTTAGTTCGATCAATCTGTCCTCCATCATCGAAGCGGCGATGGAAACAGTACGGCTAGCGGCAGAAGCCAAATCAATCCGCCTGGAAGCAAGCTTTGCGGAGACGGGTTTGG
Protein-coding regions in this window:
- a CDS encoding helix-turn-helix transcriptional regulator, translating into MPTIDRTELADLVRETRQRLELSQTNFAARLGVSFQSVNRWENGRTKPLPVVLKQIEHLLVEMGDSGKDLLVKYFSE
- a CDS encoding ABC transporter permease, with protein sequence MSRNRSLLRFWRSASGRTGLILTLVLFALALLAPILRPYIPGGDRDFIARLQPPSPVHLLGTDGLGRDLLTLIWHGIQTSLFISLVSVGVGAAIGVFFGLLAGYFRGWIEALIVWLTDILLAFPSILLAIAIVTTVERFTFRINDLVIFNHTLTSLQKVVIAVAIAQIPIYIRLTRSLVLSLREQDFVQAATAIGATAPQIIVRHILPGSLTPIIVQASLSLGTATLEAAGLGFLGLGAQPPTPELGTLLSDAFRNGYALTSPWTTIFPGLAITMIVLAFNLLGDGLRDGFDPRSQ
- a CDS encoding response regulator, with amino-acid sequence MQADAGTVQIFDEATQDLVLLATQGFEQTIRESFYRVNASFNTSCGIALKNGARTFVNFDVPESEDPSGSMRLHVEAGYLCGQSTPLITRAGKLIGMVSTHWHDHHHPSDPSELGKANRELRFLDLLARQAADLIEQRQTAAEREQLLAREQAARTEADRANRIKDEFLAVLSHELRSPLNPILGWAKLLQSGKLDAAKAQQALQTIERNAKLQSELIEDLLDVSRILQGKLNLNVSSINLSSIIEAAMETVRLAAEAKSIRLEASFAETGLVAGDATRLQQVMWNLLSNAVKFTPARGQVNIQLEQLDSYALISISDTGQGIAPDFLPYVFDYFRQADAATTRKFGGLGLGLAIVRHLVELHGGTIAVESPGIGKGATFTVRLPLMPIQAITDPDSRSSEPSSDLNGIQVLVVDDEPDSREFVAFVLEQAGATVLTATTASEALTLLIQAKPTVLLSDIGMPDMDGYMLMRQVRALPLEQGGQVRAIALTAYAGDFNQQQALQAGFQQHLSKPIEPERLIQVISRLTQSAERSP
- a CDS encoding ParM/StbA family protein — protein: MNGLGTRSRPRKETTGTVSHRTIALDAGNYDLKFWNGAGHPRAIRSMRFQLPQGRDPVRYSDQSPLIELPDGTRYHFGTQAYKYRRQQQTVVENKVDLARLHLYACLESERDEEMSQFPLHVYASTPDPSRNADTIKSQLLGMHEFKRNGIPFRITVEHVEVEREGIGAYRYAQQLGLIPDSGYTIVVDIGGGTWLTRLIDAEGDVIDENVMDRGGSYELATAISFDRRLIDALGTTVDPAIVMDGFKSGHTYADTGLSWSLWLEEYLDPWFKGIFQTIKAQYTPYMPRVTRFLVTGGSSHLIAERLAGRKLFAVMPDPQFANVRGLYPVAEGWQLCMTTK
- a CDS encoding tetratricopeptide repeat protein, whose product is MKEIQILLEALKDPDEEVRSDATQALWQIWFAQKGVAGLQTLQRAQVLLESGEAMQAEAVLSELIEQLPDFAEAWNRRAVLYFVQQQYRKAIADCQKAIELNPIHFGAWHGLGLSYAARGEYREAISAFRQALEIQPYAIENQRLILECTAKLS
- a CDS encoding ABC transporter permease, whose translation is MSQYILRRLLGLVPVLFGITLAVFLLLRLIPGDPAIVLAGERATPEQIAALRTQLGLDRPLWLQYFAFVGNLLQLKLGNSILSGIPVIDEIRSRWAATFELSTAAILIAIILGIPAGIIAAVQKNRWQDQVTIAGSLLGVSLPVYWLGLLLIYLFSITLRWLPPSGRISVETGFNFQPITGFYLLDTVLRLNAPALIDVIAHLILPAVTLGTIPLAIVARITRSAMLDVLSQDYIRTARAKGLSNYLVILRHALKNALLPINTTIGLQFGTLLGGAILTETIFSWSGIGSWIYEGILARDYPVVQGGVVFVAIVFVLINLVVDLSYALIDPRVRYE